From Enhydrobacter sp., the proteins below share one genomic window:
- a CDS encoding tetratricopeptide repeat protein produces MATKHQDLHGLTLSTDSEEAAAAFDRATTSYLKYRTDAGRQLGGALKADPDFALAHVLRGYFNMLAYNQANVAGAQESLAEARKRAKRTTTREAAHIEALATWVEGDLDRMLDVWEGIFAEHPHDVLAFRLHHFNAFWLGRPEEMQVEVERVFPHWRSDQPGWGMVLSCRCFAHEEAGNYTLAEAAGRQAIEVDPGDLWGAHAIAHVLEMQGRRGEGIGWLKKLEPHWEGANNLKHHLYWHRAMFHIERREFPEVLALYDNGFRDLNSPLTQAMPDMYIDVQNAASMLFRLERHGIDVGDRWVELADKAEARVGDCLSGFTLPHWMMALAATGRFEAAARMLDAMRAFGQGNGTVQRLVARVALPICQAVLAHRQGKHEAALAVLRPVISEMYLLGGSHAQQDVLEQLFLDCALKADSPEDVRLMLERVAGRHPVPPGRRIGYAMAADRFSH; encoded by the coding sequence GTGGCGACCAAGCACCAGGATCTGCACGGCCTCACGCTATCGACCGATTCGGAGGAGGCCGCGGCGGCATTCGACCGCGCGACGACGTCGTACCTGAAGTACCGCACCGATGCCGGCCGCCAGCTTGGCGGGGCGCTGAAGGCCGACCCCGACTTCGCGCTGGCCCATGTGCTGCGCGGCTACTTCAACATGCTGGCCTACAACCAGGCGAACGTCGCGGGTGCCCAGGAGTCCCTTGCCGAAGCGCGCAAGCGGGCCAAGCGCACCACGACGCGCGAGGCCGCCCACATCGAGGCGCTCGCCACGTGGGTCGAGGGCGACCTCGATCGCATGCTCGACGTGTGGGAAGGCATCTTCGCCGAGCATCCGCACGACGTGCTGGCCTTCCGCCTGCACCACTTCAACGCCTTCTGGCTCGGCCGGCCCGAGGAGATGCAGGTCGAGGTCGAGCGCGTGTTCCCGCATTGGCGCAGCGACCAGCCGGGCTGGGGCATGGTGCTGTCGTGCCGCTGCTTCGCGCACGAGGAAGCCGGCAACTACACATTGGCCGAGGCCGCCGGCCGCCAGGCGATCGAGGTCGATCCCGGCGATCTGTGGGGCGCCCACGCCATCGCCCACGTGCTGGAGATGCAGGGTCGCCGCGGCGAGGGCATCGGCTGGCTGAAGAAGCTCGAGCCGCACTGGGAGGGCGCCAACAACCTCAAGCACCATCTCTACTGGCACCGCGCCATGTTCCATATCGAGCGGCGCGAGTTCCCCGAGGTGCTGGCGCTCTACGACAACGGCTTCCGCGACCTCAATTCGCCGCTCACGCAGGCGATGCCCGACATGTACATCGACGTGCAGAATGCCGCCTCCATGCTGTTCCGGCTGGAACGGCACGGTATCGATGTCGGCGACCGCTGGGTCGAGCTTGCCGACAAGGCCGAGGCGCGGGTTGGCGACTGCCTCTCGGGCTTCACCCTGCCGCACTGGATGATGGCGCTCGCCGCCACCGGCCGCTTCGAGGCGGCGGCCCGCATGCTCGACGCCATGCGCGCTTTCGGTCAAGGCAATGGCACAGTGCAGCGGCTTGTGGCGCGGGTGGCGCTGCCGATCTGCCAGGCCGTGCTGGCCCATCGCCAGGGCAAGCATGAGGCGGCGCTGGCCGTTCTGCGCCCGGTCATCAGCGAGATGTACTTGCTGGGCGGCAGCCACGCCCAGCAGGACGTCCTGGAGCAGCTCTTCCTCGACTGCGCGCTCAAGGCCGACAGCCCCGAGGACGTGCGGCTGATGCTGGAGCGCGTCGCCGGCCGCCATCCGGTGCCGCCCGGCCGGCGCATCGGCTATGCCATGGCCGCCGACCGCTTTTCACACTGA
- a CDS encoding CoA transferase, giving the protein MVADGRGALDGLVVLDLTTHLSGPFCGMQLADLGADVIKIESPQGDAMRGAPPFVREESAPFMLWNRNKRGTRLDLKAKDDLAIFWDMVDGADVVLENFRPGVVDKLGIGWTALSQRNPRLVLGSISGFGQTGPYARRGGFDLMIQAMSGLMSVTGPKDGPPYRIPLAISDVGAGLYLTIGVLAALRARETTGKGQWVETSLLEATVSLGVYEAANYFASGQRPEKLGQAHRGSSPYQVFRTADGWLTIGGAQQNFFRKLCELIGQPTLADDPRFRTNALRVRNNEALVAILEIEIAKRSTADWMAVLEIEGIPAGPVLRHDEVFADPQILARGMVAEVEHAVAGRQKTLGVPIKMSATPGSVRRAAPILGEHDADLKKRRR; this is encoded by the coding sequence ATGGTCGCGGATGGCAGAGGCGCTCTTGACGGCCTGGTGGTGCTCGACCTGACGACGCATCTGTCGGGGCCCTTTTGCGGTATGCAACTCGCCGACCTCGGTGCTGATGTGATCAAGATCGAAAGTCCACAGGGCGACGCCATGCGTGGTGCCCCGCCTTTCGTGCGGGAAGAATCCGCGCCTTTCATGCTGTGGAACCGCAACAAGCGCGGCACGCGTCTCGACCTCAAGGCGAAGGATGACCTGGCAATCTTCTGGGACATGGTCGACGGAGCGGATGTGGTGTTGGAGAATTTCCGGCCCGGCGTCGTGGACAAGCTCGGCATCGGATGGACGGCACTCTCGCAACGCAACCCGCGACTGGTGCTGGGATCTATCTCTGGTTTCGGGCAGACCGGGCCTTATGCGAGGCGCGGTGGCTTCGATCTCATGATCCAGGCCATGTCGGGCCTGATGTCCGTGACGGGACCGAAGGATGGTCCACCTTATCGCATCCCGCTCGCGATCTCCGACGTCGGTGCCGGCTTGTATCTCACGATAGGCGTACTTGCCGCGCTGCGCGCCCGTGAGACCACCGGCAAGGGACAGTGGGTCGAGACGTCTTTGCTCGAGGCGACGGTTTCGCTTGGCGTCTACGAGGCTGCCAACTACTTCGCCTCGGGACAACGCCCCGAGAAACTCGGCCAGGCACACCGCGGATCCTCGCCGTATCAGGTCTTCCGGACCGCAGACGGGTGGCTGACGATCGGCGGCGCGCAACAGAACTTCTTTCGAAAGCTCTGCGAGTTGATCGGCCAGCCGACGCTGGCCGACGATCCACGTTTCCGGACCAATGCCCTGCGCGTTCGCAACAATGAGGCGTTAGTGGCGATTTTGGAGATCGAAATCGCCAAACGCTCGACCGCCGATTGGATGGCCGTACTCGAGATCGAGGGTATTCCGGCCGGCCCCGTCCTGCGGCACGACGAGGTGTTCGCCGATCCGCAGATCCTGGCACGCGGCATGGTCGCCGAAGTGGAGCATGCCGTGGCCGGCCGCCAGAAGACGCTGGGTGTGCCGATCAAGATGTCGGCCACGCCGGGCAGCGTGCGCCGCGCGGCACCGATTCTGGGCGAGCACGACGCCGATCTGAAGAAGCGTCGACGCTAG